In one Lolium rigidum isolate FL_2022 chromosome 3, APGP_CSIRO_Lrig_0.1, whole genome shotgun sequence genomic region, the following are encoded:
- the LOC124702589 gene encoding F-box/kelch-repeat protein At3g23880-like isoform X1 — protein sequence MASSQLLPATSSLGDLPRDALVEILLRIPAKDLCRLHAVCPSWRALTSSPLFVGEHKSRHTAPLLAVAYRDQGMANGVDVVDLSGNIVRRIPSIESDIVVEDESGHVFAVIPISHDSITVMRTHLNLICFTRELHPLGLWVLNPATGATLVLPPGHSDELAKEDKIQANYGYGQVESCALGQVSSMGVYKAIRIVSVGDRQMCEVITLDGTNYGRWRGKQSPPALIFAGHGERMRCVVVNGLVHFLMDFYSSIMNSGVITIEPGSIASFNLDTEEWMGTLRGPAPVRTFVQDNEDFCYGHLNLQLSLAELDFSLVTVHNNHYISMGLWFLKDFENAIWEKKYNIPSHVAQLYVYPFLILHDGRILFSHGKGLLKRYDPKTGTYDDALEVTDSRSIGIYTGSLLSL from the coding sequence ATGGCGTCTTCTCAGCTGCTGCCCGCCACCTCAAGCTTGGGCGACCTGCCCAGGGATGCACTTGTCGAAATCCTTCTGCGCATCCCGGCCAAAGATCTATGCCGCCTCCACGCCGTCTGCCCGTCGTGGCGCGCCCTCACCTCCAGCCCGCTGTTCGTCGGGGAGCACAAGTCCCGCCACACGGCTCCACTCCTCGCTGTGGCCTACCGCGACCAGGGCATGGCCAATGGTGTCGATGTTGTCGACTTGTCCGGCAATATAGTCAGGCGAATTCCGAGCATCGAGAGTGACATCGTTGTTGAGGATGAGTCAGGCCATGTCTTTGCCGTGATTCCAATCAGCCATGACAGCATCACTGTTATGCGCACCCATCTTAATCTCATCTGCTTCACTAGGGAGTTGCACCCTTTGGGCCTCTGGGTGCTTAACCCAGCCACTGGGGCTACTCTCGTCTTGCCACCGGGGCACTCGGATGAATTGGCGAAGGAGGATAAGATACAGGCGAATTATGGGTATGGACAAGTGGAATCATGTGCATTGGGCCAGGTTTCCTCCATGGGAGTGTACAAGGCGATCCGTATCGTTAGTGTTGGTGATAGGCAGATGTGTGAAGTCATCACCCTTGACGGCACAAACTATGGAAGATGGAGAGGAAAGCAGAGCCCTCCGGCCCTTATTTTTGCCGGTCATGGTGAACGTATGAGATGTGTCGTCGTAAATGGTTTGGTGCATTTTTTGATGGACTTTTACTCCAGTATTATGAATTCTGGGGTGATAACCATTGAACCTGGCAGCATAGCTTCATTCAACCTTGATACAGAGGAGTGGATGGGTACTCTGCGTGGTCCGGCACCGGTACGCACGTTTGTTCAGGACAATGAGGATTTTTGTTACGGGCATCTTAACCTCCAATTATCATTGGCTGAACTGGATTTCTCCTTAGTGACAGTTCATAACAATCATTACATCTCTATGGGCTTGTGGTTTCTGAAAGATTTTGAGAATGCAATCTGGGAGAAGAAATACAATATTCCTTCACATGTTGCTCAGTTGTATGTGTATCCTTTTCTTATACTACATGATGGGAGGATCTTGTTTTCTCATGGAAAAGGACTTCTGAAAAGGTATGATCCCAAAACTGGAACTTACGATGATGCACTGGAAGTGACGGATTCCAGATCCATTGGCATATACACGGGAAGCCTACTTAGTCTGTAG
- the LOC124702589 gene encoding putative F-box/kelch-repeat protein At3g17540 isoform X2, translated as MASSQLLPATSSLGDLPRDALVEILLRIPAKDLCRLHAVCPSWRALTSSPLFVGEHKSRHTAPLLAVAYRDQGMANGVDVVDLSGNIVRRIPSIESDIVVEDESGHVFAVIPISHDSITVMRTHLNLICFTRELHPLGLWVLNPATGATLVLPPGHSDELAKEDKIQANYGYGQVESCALGQVSSMGVYKAIRIVSVGDRQMCEVITLDGTNYGRWRGKQSPPALIFAGHGERMRCVVVNGLVHFLMDFYSSIMNSGVITIEPGSIASFNLDTEEWMGTLRGPAPFITIITSLWACGF; from the exons ATGGCGTCTTCTCAGCTGCTGCCCGCCACCTCAAGCTTGGGCGACCTGCCCAGGGATGCACTTGTCGAAATCCTTCTGCGCATCCCGGCCAAAGATCTATGCCGCCTCCACGCCGTCTGCCCGTCGTGGCGCGCCCTCACCTCCAGCCCGCTGTTCGTCGGGGAGCACAAGTCCCGCCACACGGCTCCACTCCTCGCTGTGGCCTACCGCGACCAGGGCATGGCCAATGGTGTCGATGTTGTCGACTTGTCCGGCAATATAGTCAGGCGAATTCCGAGCATCGAGAGTGACATCGTTGTTGAGGATGAGTCAGGCCATGTCTTTGCCGTGATTCCAATCAGCCATGACAGCATCACTGTTATGCGCACCCATCTTAATCTCATCTGCTTCACTAGGGAGTTGCACCCTTTGGGCCTCTGGGTGCTTAACCCAGCCACTGGGGCTACTCTCGTCTTGCCACCGGGGCACTCGGATGAATTGGCGAAGGAGGATAAGATACAGGCGAATTATGGGTATGGACAAGTGGAATCATGTGCATTGGGCCAGGTTTCCTCCATGGGAGTGTACAAGGCGATCCGTATCGTTAGTGTTGGTGATAGGCAGATGTGTGAAGTCATCACCCTTGACGGCACAAACTATGGAAGATGGAGAGGAAAGCAGAGCCCTCCGGCCCTTATTTTTGCCGGTCATGGTGAACGTATGAGATGTGTCGTCGTAAATGGTTTGGTGCATTTTTTGATGGACTTTTACTCCAGTATTATGAATTCTGGGGTGATAACCATTGAACCTGGCAGCATAGCTTCATTCAACCTTGATACAGAGGAGTGGATGGGTACTCTGCGTGGTCCGGCACCG TTCATAACAATCATTACATCTCTATGGGCTTGTGGTTTCTGA
- the LOC124702590 gene encoding putative F-box protein At1g47765, which yields MASSQPPPAASSWSDLPRDAILEILLRVPAKDLCRLRAVSPSWRVLTCDPRFIADHKSRHTAPLLAVAYRDQDMANGVDVVDLSGNVVRRIPSIESDLLSTDKSGNVYPAIRTSEDSIRVVRTHLDLVCFTRQYHPLGIWVLNPATGATLVLPKEHSEELARDDDVKRNYGRGQMESCALGQVSSTGEYKLIRIISVRDRQLCEVITLDGANYGSWRGKKSPPSPICAGRGEGMKCVVIGGVVYFLSNFYSSYCNTGVMTIEPGSIASFNLETEEWMGTMHGPAPVRTFVQDTEGFIYADLTLQLSLAELDGSLVTVQNIHYISIDLWLLTDVENGIWEKKYNIPSHVAQLFVYPFLVLSDGRILFSHGEKYVTSYDPKTGTYVYALEVKDSRSIGIYTGSLLSL from the coding sequence ATGGCGTCCTctcagccgccgcccgccgcctccagCTGGAGCGACCTGCCCCGGGACGCGATTCTCGAGATCCTGCTGCGCGTTCCAGCCAAGGATCTCTGCCGCCTCCGCGCCGTCAGCCCGTCGTGGCGCGTCCTCACCTGCGACCCGCGCTTCATCGCGGACCACAAATCCCGCCACACGGCTCCGCTCCTCGCCGTGGCCTACCGCGATCAAGACATGGCAAACGGCGTTGATGTTGTCGACTTGTCCGGCAATGTCGTCAGGCGGATTCCGAGCATTGAGAGTGATCTTCTTAGTACTGACAAGTCGGGCAATGTCTACCCGGCGATTCGAACCAGCGAAGATAGCATCCGTGTTGTGCGCACCCACCTTGATCTCGTCTGTTTCACTAGGCAGTACCATCCGTTGGGCATCTGGGTGCTTAACCCGGCCACTGGCGCTACTCTTGTCTTGCCAAAGGAACACTCGGAGGAATTGGCGCGTGATGATGATGTAAAGCGGAATTATGGGCGCGGACAAATGGAGTCATGTGCTTTGGGGCAGGTTTCATCCACGGGGGAGTACAAGTTGATCCGTATCATTAGTGTCAGGGATAGGCAGCTGTGCGAGGTCATCACCCTTGATGGCGCAAACTATGGAAGCTGGAGAGGAAAGAAGAGCCCTCCGTCACCTATCTGTGCCGGTCGTGGTGAAGGCATGAAATGTGTTGTCATCGGTGGAGTGGTGTATTTCTTGAGCAACTTTTACTCTAGTTATTGTAACACTGGGGTGATGACCATTGAACCCGGCAGCATAGCTTCGTTCAACCTTGAAACAGAAGAGTGGATGGGTACTATGCATGGTCCGGCACCGGTACGCACATTTGTTCAGGACACCGAGGGGTTCATTTACGCGGATCTTACTCTCCAGTTATCATTGGCTGAACTGGACGGCTCCTTAGTGACAGTTCAGAACATTCATTACATCTCTATCGACTTGTGGTTGCTCACAGATGTGGAGAATGGAATCTGGGAAAAGAAATACAATATTCCGTCACATGTTGCTCAGTTGTTTGTGTATCCCTTTCTGGTACTAAGTGATGGAAGGATCTTGTTTTCTCACGGAGAGAAATATGTAACAAGCTATGATCCAAAAACTGGAACTTATGTTTATGCACTGGAAGTGAAGGATTCCAGATCCATTGGCATATACACAGGAAGCTTGCTGAGCTTGTAG